Part of the Musa acuminata AAA Group cultivar baxijiao chromosome BXJ2-7, Cavendish_Baxijiao_AAA, whole genome shotgun sequence genome is shown below.
GCCGATGGGGATCGCCCAAGCGGCAATTTTGCTCGTTGTGAACCCCGAAACCGAGCATCATGATCTCTGGATTCTGGATTGGGCATCATCGAGGGTTTGGTTACGTTGTTCGTCTGTCTTTGGTGGGATTTATCACCTCTCTTGCTGTACTCGCTATTTGATTTCATATCGTTTAGGGTTTTTGATTCCCGCTGTGGTGTTACATCTTCATACGATCATGCCAAAAGAAATTGTTTTCGGCCTTTGACCATCTTTTTTGAATGCTGCATTCTTCGGTAATCCGAAATGCCCTTTCTTCGTTCTTAGGTCACCGGATAGATTGCAAGTTTCGTTTGTCGCCGTCTTGTTAGAATTAGACGGACTGTTCTTCCTCTTCTTGGTTGTGAGGGTTACGGCTGATTCACAAGTTTGTCTTCGATTAGTTCCGCTTTAGGGCTTCTTCACTTTGGGGGTATAAAGCAGATGGATGAAATGGGAGAGCTAGGGTTTCAATCGGCACGAAATTGCATCTTTGGTGATGATGACCCTCCGAAGCATTTAATTCTCTCGACACGAACTGGGTCGCGAAACACAAGCCCATCCAGGCAGAAGGCGATCAAGACCAAGCCTCGGGGCTTCGACGAAGAGACTATTGCAACATTCACCAAAGTCATACATGCTGATATCCAAATGGAAGATGGCATTTGGGCTCTATTACCCGAGGATCTGCTGATGGAGGTTCTTGCGAGGGTGCCTCCATTCTTGATTTTCAGGCTGAGGTCAGTTTGCAGAAGGTGGAATTCGATTCTTCAGGACCGCAGTTTCCTCACGTCCCACTCCCAAGTTCCGTCCCACGGGCCCTGCCTTCTCACTTTCTGGAAAAACTCTCAGGCTCATCAATGTTCTGTGTTCAGCTTACCGCTGAAGACATGGTACAAGATTCCTTTCGTATTTTTACCCGACTGGGCTTTCTGGTTGGTCGGTTCTTCGGGCGGTCTTGTGTGTTTCTCTGGATATGATGGGCTTAGCTTTAGAATGCTTGTCTGCAATCCCTTGACTCAGGCTTGGAGGGTATTGCCTGGCATGCACTGTAATCAGCAAAGACAGTTGATCTTGGTCACCGATAAGGTGGACCGCTCATTCAAGGTGATTGCTACAAGTGACATATATGGGAATAGAACTTTGCCAACGGAAGTATATGATTCAAAACTTGATGGCTGGTCCGTCCATCAGGTAATGCCAGCTGTTAATTTGTGTTCATCAAAGATGGCTTTCTGTGACTCGAGACTTTATCTAGAGACACTTTCACCACTTGGTCTTATGATGTATCGAGTGGATACAGGTCAATGGGAACATATTCCAGCTAAATTTCCACGGTCTTTGTTGGATGGATATCTAGTTGCTGGTGCACAAAAACGCTTGTTTCTAGTTGGAAGGATCGGGCTGTACAGCACCCTGCAGAGCATGCGAATTTGGGAGCTGGATCATGCTAAGACAGTATGGGTTGAAATCAGTAGGATGCCACCAAAGTATTTTAGGGCCCTTTTGAGATTATCAGCTGAAAGATTTGATTGTTTCGGGCAGGATAACCTAATATGCTTTACATCATGGAATCAAGGGAAAGGTCTTCTGTATGATGTAGATAAGAAAGCATGGTCTTGGATTGCAGGCTGTGCGATCCAATTATGCAACAGTCAGGTTTGCTTTTACGAGCCAAGGTTTGATACTTCCATCTGCTGAAATTATGACTCGAACAGGAACAGATTGCCGCTGGTGGTACCAAAGAAAAGACATTTGAATTAGACCGTAATCTGATAGTTGAATGGTTCTTTCGAATAATTAAACTTCTCTTGCCAAGAGCAACTGCCTTTTTGCCCATTAAATTTCATAACAATTAGACGGATGAACTGAGCTACCGGAATTTGCATAGAGATGTAAAGGAAACAAAGTTATCCTagcatgagaaacttgttgaggcTGCAGTTTCTCGTAGCATTCAACTCTTTTCTTGTTCATGTTTTGCCTAAACTACCTTGATGACTCTGTACAgcactttctaatcttttctgccTTGTGAGTCACATACAATTTCTCACAAAATTAGTGCTATCAAAATTTTCTCCGGAGTTTATCCGCTGCAGTTTTATTGCTGCTTCAGTAGCAGAACAAACATTTTCTTTCTACTGGTTTGTGTTCTGCTGGAACTCGAGTACTCTCACAAACATCATCTAATTCCAGATATTGTGATCGGCTAACACTTCAGTTGTGCTTATATCTTGAAGGATGAGGCATTGCAAACCATATGAAGCGATCTAAATATTCTTTACAACAACTGTAAGTCCCCCTAATGAGTGTATTTATTAAGTTTCAACTATAAATTGTATGGAACATTCGTAGTATTTTAAAGCTTCCCTTTCTGTTGTATTCATGCAACTGATGCTTTTTTCCTTCAGAGTATCCAAATTCACATGTGCAGAGTTGTTTGCATTGTATGCTTGGTTTGTAATAAATTGTCATTGTTTTGTTTGTCACACAGAATGTAGGATACAGATATATTCCTGATTGACATATGAGATATGAGGAATAGACAGGGCTGCCATCTGAATGAGTCGGGCCTTTTCAATTCAATTTTGTTTCTGAACAAGTGGGTAGTATGCTATTATACAGGAAACAACTGTAAACCTGAAGTTTTCAGATTAATGAAACAGAAAATGGGAAAGTATAACAATAGGAGGAAGAGATGAGATAAATCTAAAAAACTTGTTTGGTTAGAAGAGCCTGTGGCTTCAATTTTTATTGTCTTCTTGTAAAAAACATCACATGTTATACCGCTTGACTGCAGCAGCCATGAGTTGCCTTTTTATAAAATGATCAAAGTACCCCTCTGATATTGATTGGGACTTATACTTTGCTTAGAACTCCTGAAGTGCACCTCAAATGGTGTCAGTTGGTTCTATCAGTCGAGACTGTATCAGaataaaattaagagaaaaaaaaaggtcatTTGAGGCTGCTTATAATAATTTCATTTATGGGCGTAGCTCTGATGCGTGTCACCCTATACTGGTTCTTCTACAGCAGTTATTCTTTTCTTGAGTAGTAGTTTCTGGATCTGATTTTTCTGGAATTCTTCTCTCTGTTTGGGTCTTAATAGGTAAGGATTTGTTTAGTTGTTGGAGCTGTCTCAGATAGTGTTCTTTGTAAAATGTACTTGTTCTTTGTCACTTGGATGATGCCCTCAGTTGAGAATACTTGGATGGATGTTCTTTATTCGACAGTAGAATTCTCTCATGCCACTAAATATTTTGTCGTTCTCTTGTTTTCTATTCGTTCATACCACTTAAGAAAAAAAAACCCATAGTCATCTTGCAATAAACATGGGAGAGAAGCTACTAGGTTTGGAAACTGCGTTACCTGTTAATTCACCATTTATATTTCCCAAACTGAAAAAAAGGACCGAGGTGTCTTGTATCTGATTCTTTATAACACCTGTTCAAGAATGCGACAAAAATCCAATCTGAAAGTTCAAAACTAGATCTGCACTCAGTATATCTCCCATCCAGTTGCATCCTAATACCAAATATTCTGCTGACCAAAATAAACAGACATGGTTTCTTGGTGACAGGAAAATTGATCTTTCGAGTAAAGTAGGGGCTGAATATATAGTTGGATGGCACaatttgatattgatatattatgcattttcttttttctttccataTCATGTTCTTCTAACCAGAGATGTTAATTATATGACTTGGTGCAAACAAGGAATGAACAGCTAGAGTTGCTAATTTCTAATTAGAAATTTTGGCTATGGTGATCGGTGATTCAGAAGCAGATATAAGCCTGAATGTGTATTTAGTTTCTACCAGACTACCATTACCTCAGGTGAGTTTGGTCCGCTAAATGATATTGAACTAATtttacaacagcaacaacaagaaGCTGCAATGTTCCAACTATTTGGGGGTTTTGCACCAAGTTTACTACAAATttaggatgatatgttttttttaAGCTTCACTGAAGTACAAATAACTTCCATCTGTGTAGATGGCTATACAAAACTAATTGTAACCAAAAAAATGTCAAAAGGGGACTTAGAAATTATTGAAGAACATATATTATCCTCTCTTATTCTATTCCCTCCCTTTATCTATCAATTATTTGTTTTTTCTGTCTCCATGTATCTTGTCTGTCTGCTTCTATAGGTGACCAGTTGCTTTTTACTGGTTTTGAAGCCAATCTTTTATCCCCATCTGTAATACCTGGACTAATAAATTTGCAATAACTGTCTCGACCTTGATGAGTTGCTTCATGTCAGTTACACTTCATGCTCGAATTT
Proteins encoded:
- the LOC135617431 gene encoding F-box/kelch-repeat protein At5g15710-like, with product MDEMGELGFQSARNCIFGDDDPPKHLILSTRTGSRNTSPSRQKAIKTKPRGFDEETIATFTKVIHADIQMEDGIWALLPEDLLMEVLARVPPFLIFRLRSVCRRWNSILQDRSFLTSHSQVPSHGPCLLTFWKNSQAHQCSVFSLPLKTWYKIPFVFLPDWAFWLVGSSGGLVCFSGYDGLSFRMLVCNPLTQAWRVLPGMHCNQQRQLILVTDKVDRSFKVIATSDIYGNRTLPTEVYDSKLDGWSVHQVMPAVNLCSSKMAFCDSRLYLETLSPLGLMMYRVDTGQWEHIPAKFPRSLLDGYLVAGAQKRLFLVGRIGLYSTLQSMRIWELDHAKTVWVEISRMPPKYFRALLRLSAERFDCFGQDNLICFTSWNQGKGLLYDVDKKAWSWIAGCAIQLCNSQVCFYEPRFDTSIC